A single genomic interval of Rhodopseudomonas palustris harbors:
- a CDS encoding alpha/beta hydrolase — MAMRRGLKPLRIIVALVAMIAIAVALWQLQAGKDGLIITHTEVGATPVTVFRQPSVTSAPVVVIAHGFAGSQQLMQPFAQTLARNGYIAVTFDFTGHGRNPLTMQGDVDEPTKITGVLVDELGRVTDYARKLPESDGRAAVLGHSMASDIVVAYAVEHPEIIATVAVSVFTRKSTATLPHNLLVIVGGLEPQMLKDEGLRIVNQVAGGNAVEGRTYGSFADGTARRFVLSSGVEHIGVLYSQDSMRESLHWINDAFGRTSSGWIDQRPRWLALLFGGLIALAWPLSKLLPRAAAAPMGASLTWKQLLVTAIVPAVLTPLLLWKAPTDFLIILLGDYLTLHFLLYGLLTATILVLIRLRSRRSAPHPARPHAQELAALGALPDPAHPRVAIGALAIGAVAAIAYNIFGFGIALDSYLFSFMPIESRIHLIAAVACGTIPYFVTAEWMAHGQSSKRGAYALAKFCFLASLAAAVALNLQKLFFLIIIVPAILLLFLAFGLISNWTYKATNHPLPGALANAVLFAWAIAVTFPMVIR; from the coding sequence ATGGCCATGCGCCGCGGGCTGAAGCCGCTTCGGATCATCGTCGCCCTTGTCGCTATGATCGCGATCGCGGTGGCCCTCTGGCAGCTGCAGGCCGGCAAAGACGGCTTGATCATTACCCACACCGAGGTCGGAGCCACGCCCGTCACGGTGTTCCGGCAGCCGTCCGTCACCAGCGCTCCGGTGGTGGTGATCGCGCACGGCTTCGCCGGCTCGCAGCAATTGATGCAGCCGTTCGCGCAGACGCTGGCGCGCAACGGCTACATCGCGGTGACCTTCGATTTCACCGGCCACGGCCGCAATCCGCTGACGATGCAGGGCGACGTCGACGAGCCGACCAAGATCACCGGCGTACTGGTCGACGAACTCGGCCGGGTCACCGACTACGCCCGCAAATTGCCGGAGAGCGACGGCCGCGCCGCGGTGCTGGGCCATTCAATGGCCTCGGACATCGTGGTGGCCTACGCGGTGGAACATCCCGAGATCATCGCCACCGTCGCGGTCTCGGTGTTCACGCGGAAATCGACCGCGACGCTGCCGCACAATCTGCTGGTGATCGTCGGCGGGCTCGAGCCGCAGATGCTGAAGGACGAGGGCCTGCGCATCGTCAATCAGGTCGCCGGCGGCAATGCCGTCGAGGGACGCACCTATGGCAGCTTCGCAGACGGCACCGCGCGCCGTTTCGTGCTCTCATCCGGCGTCGAGCACATCGGCGTGCTGTACAGCCAGGACTCGATGCGCGAGTCGCTGCATTGGATAAACGATGCGTTCGGCCGCACCAGCTCCGGCTGGATCGACCAGCGGCCGCGCTGGCTGGCGCTCTTGTTCGGCGGCCTGATCGCGCTGGCCTGGCCGCTGTCGAAGCTGCTGCCGCGCGCGGCCGCCGCACCGATGGGCGCCAGCCTGACGTGGAAGCAGCTTCTGGTGACAGCGATCGTGCCGGCGGTGCTGACGCCGCTGCTGCTATGGAAGGCGCCGACTGACTTCCTGATCATCCTGCTTGGCGACTATCTGACGCTGCACTTCCTGCTGTACGGCCTGCTTACGGCCACGATCCTGGTGCTGATCCGGCTGCGCAGCCGCCGTTCAGCGCCGCATCCCGCACGGCCGCACGCGCAGGAACTGGCCGCGCTCGGCGCCCTGCCCGATCCCGCCCACCCGCGCGTCGCGATCGGGGCGCTGGCGATCGGCGCCGTGGCGGCGATCGCCTACAACATTTTCGGCTTCGGCATCGCGCTCGACAGCTATCTGTTCTCGTTCATGCCCATCGAATCCCGCATCCACCTAATCGCAGCGGTCGCCTGCGGCACGATCCCGTATTTCGTCACCGCGGAATGGATGGCACACGGCCAGAGCTCCAAGCGCGGCGCCTACGCGCTGGCGAAGTTCTGCTTTCTGGCTTCGCTGGCGGCGGCGGTCGCGCTTAATCTACAGAAGCTGTTCTTCCTGATCATCATCGTGCCGGCGATCCTGCTGCTATTCCTGGCCTTCGGCCTGATCAGCAACTGGACCTACAAGGCGACCAATCACCCGCTGCCCGGTGCGCTCGCCAACGCGGTGCTGTTCGCCTGGGCAATTGCGGTGACGTTCCCAATGGTGATCCGCTGA
- a CDS encoding DUF3422 family protein gives MTAEVLIGDGDVRLSPHPLRAIVLGEVHARPFTALSLPARVLHFAFDTSGQRAAADRAAMISFCESRGLQPPPPGEKHHRANFGTTMLRWEQHSEFTTYTWEIPADPAGVPFHPEASSLASPMRLLPQPGPLLVAVDLHAMPEDPPRTSPERLFDRASLAVAENSDGAALFATDFQPGPSGFVRVLVIDRGMSAERAGALVQRVLEVETYRTLALLGLPEAQRLAPSIAASERRLAEVTAEMRRAGDLANNNKLLQELTELAAEVEAGAAASLYRFGASRAYDEIMNGRLATLGERKVGGLPTWSSFLARRMKPAMRTCATTEARQSDLSLKLARAANLLRTRVDVEVEQQNQELLKSMNARTRLQLRLQTTVEGLSTAAITYYVVGLFGYMVKGAAEAGRLRIDPNLLTAGFVPIAALVIWWTIRRIRKKHIPDVD, from the coding sequence ATGACGGCTGAAGTTCTGATTGGAGATGGCGACGTTCGACTTTCGCCGCATCCATTGCGCGCGATCGTTCTCGGCGAAGTTCACGCACGTCCGTTCACGGCACTGAGCCTGCCGGCGCGCGTTCTGCACTTCGCATTCGACACATCGGGACAACGCGCGGCCGCCGACCGCGCTGCAATGATCAGCTTCTGTGAGTCCCGTGGCTTGCAGCCGCCACCGCCCGGCGAGAAGCACCACCGCGCCAACTTCGGCACCACCATGCTACGCTGGGAGCAGCACTCCGAGTTCACCACTTACACCTGGGAAATCCCGGCCGACCCGGCCGGCGTGCCGTTCCATCCGGAAGCGTCCTCGCTGGCCTCGCCGATGCGGCTGCTGCCACAGCCCGGCCCCCTGCTCGTCGCGGTCGATCTGCACGCGATGCCGGAAGACCCGCCGCGGACATCGCCAGAGCGCCTGTTCGATCGGGCCAGCCTCGCGGTCGCGGAGAACTCGGACGGCGCCGCGCTGTTCGCCACGGATTTCCAGCCCGGACCGTCCGGCTTCGTGCGGGTGCTGGTGATCGATCGCGGCATGTCGGCGGAACGCGCCGGCGCGCTGGTGCAGCGCGTGCTCGAAGTCGAAACCTATCGGACATTGGCGCTGCTTGGCCTGCCCGAGGCGCAGCGGCTGGCGCCGTCGATCGCTGCCAGCGAACGGCGCCTCGCCGAGGTGACCGCGGAGATGCGCCGCGCCGGCGATCTCGCCAACAACAACAAGCTGCTGCAGGAACTCACCGAACTCGCCGCCGAAGTCGAGGCCGGTGCCGCCGCGAGCCTGTATCGGTTCGGCGCCAGCCGCGCCTATGACGAGATCATGAACGGCCGGCTCGCGACGCTCGGCGAACGCAAAGTCGGCGGATTGCCGACCTGGTCGTCGTTCCTGGCCCGCCGAATGAAACCGGCGATGCGCACCTGCGCCACCACCGAGGCACGGCAGTCCGACCTTTCGCTGAAGCTCGCTCGCGCCGCCAATCTGCTGCGCACCCGGGTCGACGTGGAAGTCGAACAGCAGAATCAGGAACTGCTGAAGTCGATGAACGCCCGGACGCGGCTGCAGCTTCGGCTGCAGACCACCGTCGAAGGCCTGTCGACGGCGGCGATCACCTATTACGTGGTCGGCCTGTTCGGCTACATGGTGAAGGGGGCCGCCGAGGCCGGCCGGTTGAGGATCGATCCGAATCTCCTGACCGCTGGGTTTGTTCCGATTGCCGCACTGGTGATCTGGTGGACGATCCGCCGAATCCGCAAGAAACACATCCCGGACGTCGATTGA
- the hemC gene encoding hydroxymethylbilane synthase: MERVVKFPVRIGTRKSVMALAQTEDIAKQLSAAASELDPQIIKFETVGDSDQISKLLPHGGKGGAFVAEIRAAMLRGELHCAMHSLKDMPANEETPGLIVAATLARDPACDSLVLRKGLTLEELKKSRGKGYTIGTNAVRRAAYAKRLFPEVEVIHFRGAADSRMRKLDNREKQRMPDGSEVGPADALIMARAGIERVGFVDRIAHDFTPEEMLPAAGQGIVAVECPVHEWKTRQYLALIDNHQSRLCCDAEREVLWVLNGHCNSPIAAHSVITGDEMTLRASVLDLEGGMFIEAARTGPANRPRELGRTVGLELLDKGAAAVIEKTRPE; this comes from the coding sequence ATGGAGCGTGTGGTGAAATTTCCAGTCCGTATTGGTACGCGCAAGAGCGTGATGGCGCTTGCCCAGACTGAAGACATCGCCAAGCAGCTGAGCGCAGCTGCGAGTGAGCTCGATCCCCAGATCATCAAGTTCGAGACTGTCGGCGATAGCGATCAGATCAGCAAGCTGCTTCCGCACGGCGGCAAGGGCGGCGCGTTTGTCGCCGAGATCCGCGCCGCGATGCTGCGCGGCGAACTGCATTGCGCGATGCACTCGCTCAAGGACATGCCGGCCAACGAAGAAACGCCTGGCCTGATCGTCGCTGCCACGCTGGCGCGCGATCCTGCCTGCGACTCGCTGGTGCTGCGCAAGGGGCTGACCCTCGAAGAGCTGAAGAAATCCCGCGGCAAGGGCTACACCATCGGCACCAACGCGGTGCGTCGTGCGGCCTATGCCAAGCGGCTGTTTCCGGAAGTCGAGGTGATCCATTTCCGCGGCGCGGCCGACAGCCGGATGCGTAAGCTCGACAATCGCGAAAAGCAGCGGATGCCGGACGGCAGCGAGGTCGGTCCCGCCGATGCGCTGATCATGGCGCGTGCCGGCATCGAGCGCGTCGGCTTCGTCGATCGCATCGCTCATGACTTCACGCCGGAAGAAATGCTGCCCGCAGCGGGCCAGGGCATCGTCGCGGTGGAATGCCCCGTGCACGAGTGGAAGACCCGTCAGTATCTGGCGCTGATCGATAATCACCAGTCGCGGCTATGCTGCGACGCCGAGCGCGAAGTGCTGTGGGTGCTCAACGGCCATTGCAACTCTCCGATCGCGGCGCACTCGGTCATCACCGGCGACGAGATGACGTTGCGCGCCTCGGTTCTCGATCTGGAGGGCGGGATGTTCATCGAGGCGGCCCGCACCGGCCCGGCCAATCGGCCGCGCGAACTCGGCCGTACGGTCGGCCTCGAATTGCTCGACAAGGGCGCCGCCGCGGTGATCGAAAAGACCCGGCCGGAGTAA
- the bchI gene encoding magnesium chelatase ATPase subunit I, which yields MATVFPFSAIVGQEEMKLALLIAAVDQKVGGVLAFGDRGAGKSTAVRALAALLPKMKTVVGCRYNCDPDQPDRYCEECKEKVKHGKVKTAQVPVPVVDLPLGATEDRVVGALDLERALAKGEKAFEPGLLARAHRGFLYIDEANLLEDHLVDLLLDVAASGENVVEREGLSIRHPARFVLVGTGNPEEGELRPQLLDRFGMSVEVKTPDTLPERIEVVRRRDSFENDPAAFVADWSKEEAKLRRKISQAKERLPEVTVSDAALERAAKLCMTLGTDGLRGELTLMRAARALAALEHDKTVTDEHLKRIAPSALRHRLRRNPLDDAGSSVRVDRALAEIFG from the coding sequence ATGGCCACAGTGTTTCCGTTCTCCGCGATCGTCGGCCAGGAAGAGATGAAGCTGGCTCTGCTGATCGCAGCTGTCGATCAGAAGGTCGGCGGCGTGCTGGCGTTCGGCGATCGCGGTGCCGGCAAGTCGACCGCCGTGCGCGCTCTCGCAGCGCTGCTGCCGAAGATGAAGACCGTAGTCGGCTGCCGCTACAATTGCGATCCCGATCAGCCCGATCGTTACTGCGAAGAGTGCAAGGAAAAGGTCAAGCACGGCAAGGTCAAGACCGCGCAGGTGCCGGTGCCGGTGGTCGATCTGCCGCTCGGCGCGACCGAAGACCGCGTCGTCGGCGCGCTCGACCTGGAGCGTGCGCTCGCCAAGGGCGAGAAGGCGTTTGAGCCCGGCCTGCTGGCGCGGGCACATCGCGGCTTCCTTTACATCGACGAAGCCAACCTGCTGGAAGACCATCTGGTCGACCTGCTGCTCGACGTCGCCGCCTCCGGCGAGAACGTGGTCGAGCGTGAAGGCCTCAGCATTCGTCACCCGGCGCGGTTCGTGCTGGTCGGTACCGGCAACCCCGAAGAGGGCGAACTGCGTCCGCAGTTGCTCGACCGCTTCGGCATGTCGGTGGAAGTGAAGACGCCGGACACGTTGCCGGAGCGCATCGAAGTGGTGCGCCGCCGTGATTCGTTCGAGAACGATCCTGCTGCCTTCGTGGCCGATTGGTCGAAGGAAGAGGCCAAGCTGCGCCGCAAGATTTCGCAGGCCAAGGAACGGCTGCCCGAAGTCACTGTGAGCGACGCGGCGCTGGAGCGTGCCGCCAAGCTGTGTATGACGCTCGGCACCGACGGCCTGCGCGGCGAACTGACCTTGATGCGCGCCGCGCGTGCGCTCGCCGCGCTCGAACACGACAAGACCGTGACCGATGAACACCTGAAGCGGATCGCGCCCTCTGCCTTGCGGCACCGGTTGCGCCGCAATCCGCTCGACGATGCCGGCTCTAGCGTGCGTGTCGACCGCGCGCTCGCCGAAATCTTCGGATGA
- a CDS encoding magnesium chelatase subunit D, with protein MSIALAWSDAVTAAQLFAVDPVGTGGVLLRSRAGPVRDRWLAMMRAALPPEQPYKHLPLHIADGRLLGGLDLSATLLAGRPVAERGLLSEADGGVLVVAMAERLQSSTNVYLTAAMDAHETAVERDGLSLRMPARFGVVALDEGLEDEFSPAGLRDRLGFHLDLDQFAWRETDDFPISLDDIRAARARLADIKVESEQIEAVCTAAAALGIISLRAPLLAIRAAKASAALFDRTKIEQDDITLAARLVLAPRATIFPQQEQPDQADEPPPPEPPPPEDDNQDNNDQEQQTPDIDKALDEVILAAVKAAMPPGVLEAMRASAGRARARSAGKAGELQKSKKRGRPAGSIRGELRDGSKLNVIETLRAAAPWQPLRRRQAEGRNGSAPRILVEKDDFRIARFKQRTETITIFVVDASGSAALHRLAEAKGAVELLLADCYVRRDQVAMISFRGTIAEILLPPTRSLARAKRSLAGLPGGGGTPLSAGLDCAFMLADSIKRKGQTPTVIVLTDGRANIARDGAPGRPQAEEDAKSSARQFRVAGISSVVIDMSPRPGPQAEAFAKEMDARYLPMPHADATVLAQAVTAATRQD; from the coding sequence ATGAGCATCGCGCTCGCATGGTCCGATGCGGTGACCGCGGCGCAGTTGTTCGCGGTCGATCCGGTCGGTACCGGCGGTGTGTTGTTGCGCTCGCGCGCCGGCCCGGTGCGCGATCGCTGGCTCGCAATGATGCGGGCCGCGCTGCCGCCTGAACAACCCTATAAGCATCTGCCGCTGCATATCGCCGACGGCCGCCTGCTCGGTGGACTGGATCTGTCTGCGACGCTGCTCGCCGGCCGGCCGGTCGCCGAGCGGGGCCTGCTGTCGGAAGCCGACGGCGGCGTGCTGGTGGTGGCGATGGCCGAGCGGCTGCAGTCCTCGACCAACGTTTATCTGACCGCAGCTATGGACGCGCACGAAACCGCGGTGGAGCGCGACGGCCTGTCGCTGCGGATGCCGGCGCGGTTCGGTGTGGTCGCGCTCGACGAAGGCCTCGAGGACGAGTTCTCGCCGGCAGGTCTGCGCGACCGGCTAGGCTTCCATCTCGATCTCGATCAGTTCGCCTGGCGCGAGACCGACGACTTCCCGATCTCGCTCGACGACATCCGCGCCGCTCGCGCGCGGCTCGCCGATATCAAGGTCGAGAGTGAGCAGATCGAGGCCGTGTGCACGGCGGCCGCAGCGCTCGGCATCATCTCGCTGCGAGCGCCGCTGCTGGCGATCCGCGCCGCCAAGGCGAGCGCTGCTCTGTTCGATCGCACCAAGATCGAACAGGACGACATCACGCTCGCCGCGCGCCTGGTGCTGGCGCCGCGTGCGACGATCTTCCCGCAGCAGGAGCAGCCGGATCAGGCCGACGAGCCGCCGCCGCCCGAGCCGCCTCCGCCGGAAGACGACAATCAGGACAACAACGATCAGGAACAGCAGACGCCTGATATCGACAAGGCGCTGGACGAGGTGATCCTCGCCGCCGTCAAGGCTGCGATGCCGCCCGGCGTGCTGGAGGCGATGCGCGCCTCGGCCGGACGGGCGCGTGCCCGCTCGGCCGGCAAGGCCGGCGAACTGCAGAAGTCGAAGAAGCGTGGCCGCCCCGCCGGCAGCATCCGCGGCGAACTGCGCGACGGCTCCAAGCTCAACGTGATCGAGACGCTGCGGGCCGCAGCGCCGTGGCAGCCGCTGCGGCGGCGCCAGGCCGAGGGACGCAACGGCAGCGCGCCGCGCATCCTGGTCGAGAAGGACGATTTCCGGATTGCGCGCTTCAAGCAGCGCACCGAGACCATCACCATCTTCGTGGTCGATGCGTCGGGGTCTGCGGCTTTGCACCGGCTCGCCGAAGCCAAGGGCGCGGTCGAGTTGTTACTTGCGGATTGCTATGTCCGCCGCGATCAGGTGGCGATGATCTCGTTCCGCGGCACCATCGCCGAGATCCTTCTGCCGCCGACGCGGTCGCTCGCGCGCGCCAAGCGCAGCCTCGCCGGCCTGCCGGGCGGCGGCGGCACGCCGCTGTCGGCTGGGCTCGACTGTGCGTTCATGCTGGCGGATTCGATCAAGCGCAAAGGCCAGACGCCGACGGTGATCGTGCTTACCGACGGCCGTGCCAACATCGCGCGCGACGGTGCACCGGGCCGGCCGCAGGCCGAGGAAGACGCCAAGTCGTCGGCGCGGCAGTTCCGCGTCGCCGGAATCAGCTCTGTGGTGATCGACATGTCGCCGCGTCCGGGGCCGCAGGCGGAAGCCTTCGCCAAGGAAATGGACGCGCGCTATCTGCCGATGCCGCATGCCGACGCCACCGTACTGGCGCAGGCGGTGACGGCCGCGACCCGGCAGGACTGA
- a CDS encoding PilZ domain-containing protein has product MSVQRFLKQRAVNVTVGGKYSLANWYDQNGKLRQFACRTSRVSPFRMIVDVPVIGRVGDHISSYFSEFGKLDGHISDTLPGGFLLELAVTRAMRERLSNQLSWLEKKMLDPAIKDARVVPVCPHSSLTLADGSSHTCFVIDMSISGAAVSADLQPEIGTPLAVGSCVGRVVRHRPDGFAVKFTELQNRSELEWRIARPPQRNSTVGARVERLATIEAPPPLAPIQPLAAEDDDAFVLDA; this is encoded by the coding sequence GTGTCCGTCCAGCGATTTCTGAAGCAGCGCGCCGTCAACGTCACCGTTGGTGGCAAGTACTCGCTGGCGAACTGGTACGACCAGAACGGCAAGCTGCGACAATTTGCCTGCCGCACCAGCCGGGTGTCGCCGTTCCGGATGATCGTCGACGTTCCGGTGATCGGGCGCGTCGGCGACCACATCTCGTCCTACTTCAGCGAATTCGGCAAGCTGGACGGGCATATCAGCGACACCTTGCCCGGCGGCTTCCTGCTCGAACTGGCGGTGACCCGCGCGATGCGCGAGCGGCTGTCGAATCAGCTGAGCTGGCTCGAAAAGAAGATGCTCGATCCGGCGATCAAGGACGCGCGCGTGGTGCCGGTGTGCCCGCACTCCAGCCTGACGCTCGCCGACGGCTCCTCGCACACCTGCTTCGTGATCGACATGTCGATCTCCGGCGCCGCGGTGTCCGCAGATCTGCAGCCCGAGATCGGAACGCCGCTCGCGGTCGGCAGCTGTGTCGGCCGCGTGGTGCGGCACCGGCCGGATGGATTTGCGGTGAAGTTCACCGAACTGCAAAACCGCAGCGAGTTGGAATGGCGCATAGCCCGCCCGCCGCAGCGGAATTCGACGGTCGGCGCTCGGGTCGAACGGCTCGCAACGATCGAGGCACCGCCACCACTAGCGCCGATCCAGCCCCTTGCCGCCGAAGACGACGACGCGTTCGTGCTCGACGCCTGA
- the hemE gene encoding uroporphyrinogen decarboxylase, with protein sequence MEVLSGNRQASPPMWMMRQAGRYLPEYRATRAQAGSFLDLCFNAELAAEVTLQPIRRFGFDAAIIFSDILVVPYALGRSVRFEVGEGPRLDPLNSPDLVGTLNNAIDLSKLEPVFEALRIVRRELKPETTLIGFCGSPFTVATYMVAGQGTSDQHPARLMAYQHPGAFAKIIDVLVESSIQYLLKQLDAGADVLQIFDTWAGILPPREFEKWCIEPTRRIVEGIRKVKPGTKIIGFPRGAGALLPAFVERTGVDAVSIDWTAEPAFVREKVQTKVAIQGNLDPLLLIAGGSALDQGVDDVLNNFSSGRHIFNLGHGITPDAPIAHVEQMIKRVRDYKA encoded by the coding sequence ATGGAAGTGCTTTCCGGCAACCGGCAGGCCTCTCCTCCGATGTGGATGATGCGGCAGGCCGGACGTTACCTGCCGGAATACCGCGCAACGCGGGCGCAAGCCGGTAGTTTCCTCGATCTGTGCTTTAATGCGGAGCTCGCCGCCGAGGTGACGCTGCAGCCGATCCGGCGATTCGGCTTCGACGCGGCGATCATCTTCTCCGACATCCTGGTGGTGCCTTACGCGCTCGGCCGCTCGGTGCGGTTCGAAGTCGGCGAAGGCCCGCGGCTCGACCCGCTGAATTCGCCTGATCTGGTCGGCACGCTGAACAACGCGATCGATCTCTCCAAGCTTGAGCCGGTATTCGAAGCGCTGCGCATCGTTCGCCGCGAACTGAAGCCGGAGACCACGCTGATCGGCTTCTGCGGCTCACCGTTCACGGTCGCGACCTACATGGTGGCCGGCCAGGGCACCTCGGATCAACATCCGGCACGACTGATGGCGTATCAGCACCCTGGCGCGTTCGCCAAGATCATCGACGTGCTGGTCGAGAGCTCGATTCAGTATCTGCTCAAGCAGCTCGATGCCGGCGCCGACGTGCTGCAGATCTTCGACACCTGGGCCGGCATCCTGCCGCCGCGCGAATTCGAGAAGTGGTGCATCGAGCCGACCCGCCGGATCGTCGAGGGCATCCGCAAGGTCAAGCCGGGCACCAAGATCATCGGCTTCCCGCGCGGCGCCGGCGCGCTGCTGCCGGCGTTCGTCGAACGCACCGGCGTCGACGCCGTCAGCATCGACTGGACCGCCGAACCGGCGTTCGTGCGCGAGAAGGTGCAGACCAAGGTCGCAATTCAGGGCAACCTCGATCCGCTGCTGCTGATCGCAGGCGGCTCGGCGCTCGACCAAGGGGTCGACGACGTCCTGAACAACTTCTCGTCGGGCCGTCACATCTTCAATCTCGGCCACGGCATCACGCCGGACGCGCCGATCGCTCACGTCGAGCAGATGATCAAGCGCGTCCGCGACTACAAGGCCTGA
- a CDS encoding alpha/beta fold hydrolase yields MNATAPTPASSETLSGNPALPPPVPGERHDIDSFGGRLTYWSAAPAEPTSEPPLLLIHSVNAAGSAYEVRPIFEHYARSRPVYAIELPGFGHSSRAKRQYTIRMMTDAVHSVVAEIQKVHADKRIDALALSLGSEFLARAASETPQAFRSLALVAPTGFDKKNQRWTAGSRAIPWLHSFFENPVWSESIFKLLTMKPVIGWFLKKAFGSPSIDQGMLDYDYLTTHQPGAQHAPYYFVSGYLFSQDILRIYQDLPMPVWFSHGVRGDFVDYTLKTTVEGRPNWTVTVFQTGAMPHFEVPGEFMRAYDEFLGRVTKAGT; encoded by the coding sequence ATGAATGCAACCGCACCCACCCCCGCTTCGTCCGAGACGCTCAGCGGAAATCCGGCGCTTCCGCCGCCGGTCCCGGGCGAACGTCACGATATCGACAGTTTCGGCGGTCGGCTGACCTACTGGTCCGCAGCGCCGGCGGAGCCGACGTCCGAGCCTCCTCTACTGCTGATCCACAGCGTCAATGCCGCAGGATCGGCCTACGAGGTCCGGCCGATCTTCGAGCACTACGCACGGAGCCGACCGGTTTATGCGATCGAATTGCCGGGTTTTGGTCATTCGTCGCGCGCAAAGCGTCAATACACCATTCGGATGATGACGGATGCGGTGCATTCCGTAGTCGCCGAGATTCAGAAGGTGCACGCCGACAAGCGGATCGACGCGCTGGCGCTGTCGCTCGGCAGCGAATTCCTCGCACGCGCCGCGAGCGAAACGCCGCAGGCGTTTCGCAGCCTGGCGCTGGTGGCGCCGACCGGATTCGACAAGAAGAACCAGCGCTGGACCGCCGGTTCGCGGGCGATTCCGTGGCTGCATTCGTTCTTCGAAAATCCGGTGTGGAGCGAAAGCATCTTCAAGCTGCTGACGATGAAGCCGGTGATCGGCTGGTTCTTGAAGAAGGCGTTCGGCTCGCCCAGCATCGATCAGGGCATGCTCGACTACGACTATCTGACGACGCATCAGCCGGGCGCCCAGCACGCACCGTATTACTTCGTGTCCGGCTATCTGTTCAGCCAGGACATCCTGCGGATTTATCAGGACCTGCCGATGCCGGTGTGGTTCAGCCATGGCGTGCGCGGCGACTTCGTCGACTACACCTTGAAGACCACGGTGGAGGGCCGGCCGAACTGGACCGTCACGGTGTTTCAGACCGGCGCGATGCCGCATTTCGAGGTGCCGGGCGAATTCATGCGGGCCTATGACGAGTTTCTCGGCCGGGTGACCAAGGCCGGGACCTGA